The Halorussus gelatinilyticus genome contains the following window.
ACCGTCTCCTCGCGGTAACAGCCGCCGCCGAAGTCCCGCGCGCTGACCGGGCAGGCGTAGACGGCCGCGCCGCTGGCCTCCATCGAGTCGTCGCGCAACTCGATGTGCGGGTTGCCGACGTCGGTGTCGTAGGTCAGGTCGCCGATGCGCGAGGCGAGGTCCTTCGGTTCGTAGTCGGCCTCGCCGGTGACGCGCTCGCCCGACTCCTCGGCGATGACGGTCGGCAGGGTGACGTAGGGCGTCTGGGTGTCGGGTACGATTTGGGAGAGGTAGGGCGACGAGTAGAGGTCTTCGAGGCGGTCGCCGAGCAGGCGCACCCCGAGGCGGCCGACCGACGAGGTGAGCAGCGAGTCGGTGGCGCTCGCCACCGCGTCGCGCTCGCCGAGCGCGCTGGCGAGTCGGTACCCCTTCGGCCGGAGCTTGCCCATGACGCCCTCGTCGCGGAGTTTCTGCTCGTAGAGGTCGCCCGCTCGCTCGGGCTTGCCCCGCAACTTGGCCTCGGCGAACGCCTCACCGGCGAGCGCTCCCGCACTCACGGCGTGGTTCATCCCCTTGATGATGGGGCCCTGTGCCTGCATCTGGCCCGCCGCGTCACCGACGACGAGGAGCCGACCGCGATGCGGCGAGGGGTTGGCGGCCTTCTTCGAGTCGGGCACCAACTTCGCACTGTACTCCACTTCGTCGTAGTGGCCGTCGAGCCAGTCCGCGAGCAGCGGATGGGTCAGCAGGTTGTCGAGCAGTTCGTGGGGTTCGGCCTCCTGTTCGACGATGCTGTCGAGGTGGAACACCGAGCCGATGGACAGCGAGTCCTCGTTCGTGTAGACGAACCCGCCGCCGCGCACGTCCTCGAACAGGTCGCCCGAGAAGAGGTGGGCCTCGCCCTCGTCGTCGCCGACGTCGAACCGCTCGGCGATGATTTCGGGGGGCACGTCAACGACGGCCTTGACGCCTTGGAACCACTCTTCGGGGTCCTCCCAGTCCATCAGGCCGGCGTCGCGCGCGAGTTCCGAGTTCACGCCGTCGGCCGCGACCACGAGGTCGGCCCGAATCGGGTCGAGTTCGTCGCAGGTCACGCCGACGATTTCGCCGTCGTCGCGGAGCAGTCCGTTCACCCGCACGTCGGTCAGCAGGCCGCCGCCGGTCTCGCTGGCCGCCTCGTGGACGCGGTCGGCGAGCCACGAGTCCATCTTCCGGCGAAGCACCGCGTCGGACCACGCGGTGTCGTGTTCGTGGAGGTCCGTGATGTCGAAGGTCCGGACCTTCTCGCCCGCGACGTTGTGCAGGTAGTAGTCCGTGACGGGACGCTCGGTCGCTTCCTCCCGGAAGTCGGGGAATAGCGCGTCCACGGTGTAGGGCGCGGACTCCTCGGCGTAAACGAGTCCGCCCGTCACGTTCTTCGCCCCGGCTTCGACCCCGCGTTCGAGGACGAGGGTCTCCACGTCGTTTCGCGCCAGTACCGCCGCTGCCGCGGCCCCGCCGGGTCCGGCCCCGACCACGACCGCCTCGTAGTGTTCGTGTTCGTCGGTCATCGTTCGTCTCCGGTTTGGTCGTCAGTCATCGCTGGCCTCCGCTTTCGCCTTCAGTTCGCCCGACTCGATGGACTCCACGAGGCGGGGAAGCACCTCGAACAGGTCGCCCTCGACGAAGTAGTCGCTGAAGTCCCGAATCCGGGCGTCGGTGTCGGTGTTGACCGCGACGATGGTGTCGGACTCGTCCATCCCGACCTTGTGCTGGACCGCGCCCGAGATGCCGGCCGCGACGTAGAGCGTGGGCTGGACGACCTGCCCGGTCTCGCCGATTTGACGCTCCTCGGCCACGTAGTCGGCGACGTGGCCGTCCACGTCGTAGGAGGCCGTGACGACGCCGCGCGAGAGTCCGAGCGCGGCGTCGTCGAAGGCCTCGACCAAGTCCAACCCCAACTCGATGCCCTTCGTCGGGTCGTCGCCGATGCCCCGGCCGAGCGCCACGACGACCTCGTGGCCGGTCAGATCGACGCCCTCGTCCAGTCGGTCGAACTCCGTCACGTCCACGCGGAACCAGTCGTCGGCGAGGTCGAGGTCGTGTTCGATTACCTCGCCCTCCCGCTCGTCGTCCGGGTCGATGGGGTCGAAGCTCCCCGGAATCACCGAACAGCCCTGCGGGTGGAACTCCCGGCCGGGGTTGTCGAGACACAGAATCGTGGAGTACTCGAAGCCCGAGAAGTCCGGGCGCTTCATGTGGAGGACGCGCTCGAACTCCACCTTCTCGCCGGGTTCGCCGGTCTTGACCGGATTCGAGACGAGTTCCTCCTCGATGGTCAGGCCCGAACAGTCCGACGCGAGTCCGGAGTCGAGTTCGCCCTGCACCTGCGCCGAGAGGTCCCGGCCGTTGTTCGTCGCCGGGAAGAGGAAGTACCGCGGCTTGTCGTAGTCGCGCCACTCGGCGGTGGGTTCCGTGCCGGGGTCGCCGGTCTCCCAGTTCGGCGGTTCGGCACCGCCGCGGGCCATGTCCGCCACGATTTCGGTGTACGGTTTGTGGCGGAATCGCTCCAGTCGGTCGTCCTCGTGGTAGATGGCCACGTCCGCGCCGTACGCGATGACCTCGTCGGCGAGGTCGGTAATCTCCTCGTCGCCGACGAGGACGCCGACGACGCGTTCGGCCTCGTACTCGTCGTTGTAGGTGTCCATCAGTTCGCGGGCCTTGCCCAGCATCTCCTTGGACACGTCGAGCAGTTCGCCGCCTTGGGTCTCGCAGTAGACCCACATGTCGCGGTAGTCGCCGCCCTTGAGCGCCCGGACGTGCTTCTTGTCGCGGGTCCGGTTCTCGACCTCGTAGCTCACGTCGCCGTCGTCGTCCGGCGCGGCCTCGCCCTGGTCGGCGTCTCCGGCCGCTTCGTCGAGGCTCTCAGTTCCCTCCGTATCGGCGTACTCCTCCTCGTGGTCGGTGTCGGCCGGAGTCTCGTCGCCTCCCGTCTCGGCCTCCAACTCGTCGATTCGAGCCTGAATCGCCTCTCTGGCGGTCTTTCGGTCCTTTTCCTCTCGCTCGGCCGCGAGCGCAGCGTCGAGCGTCGCGGGGTCGTCGGCCGCCGCGAGTTTCTCCTCCAGTTGCTCGACGGTGTACTCGCTGGGGTCGAGGTCGGTATCGTCGGCCACGGTCAGTCACCTCCCGCCATCGGCCGCATCGTTTCGAGGACCTCTTCCATCCCCTCCTCGTCGTCGGGGGTCACCATCGTCGCCTCGCGCTCGGAGGGAGCCTTCGGAATCGGGTCCACGCCCGAGACGATGGTCGGCGACCCGTCGAGTCCGATGAA
Protein-coding sequences here:
- a CDS encoding FAD-dependent monooxygenase; protein product: MTDEHEHYEAVVVGAGPGGAAAAAVLARNDVETLVLERGVEAGAKNVTGGLVYAEESAPYTVDALFPDFREEATERPVTDYYLHNVAGEKVRTFDITDLHEHDTAWSDAVLRRKMDSWLADRVHEAASETGGGLLTDVRVNGLLRDDGEIVGVTCDELDPIRADLVVAADGVNSELARDAGLMDWEDPEEWFQGVKAVVDVPPEIIAERFDVGDDEGEAHLFSGDLFEDVRGGGFVYTNEDSLSIGSVFHLDSIVEQEAEPHELLDNLLTHPLLADWLDGHYDEVEYSAKLVPDSKKAANPSPHRGRLLVVGDAAGQMQAQGPIIKGMNHAVSAGALAGEAFAEAKLRGKPERAGDLYEQKLRDEGVMGKLRPKGYRLASALGERDAVASATDSLLTSSVGRLGVRLLGDRLEDLYSSPYLSQIVPDTQTPYVTLPTVIAEESGERVTGEADYEPKDLASRIGDLTYDTDVGNPHIELRDDSMEASGAAVYACPVSARDFGGGCYREETVKTNGTEEKRVSLDTQPCVECGTCAVVADTDWEHPRGGKGVEYREG
- a CDS encoding electron transfer flavoprotein subunit alpha/FixB family protein, with the translated sequence MADDTDLDPSEYTVEQLEEKLAAADDPATLDAALAAEREEKDRKTAREAIQARIDELEAETGGDETPADTDHEEEYADTEGTESLDEAAGDADQGEAAPDDDGDVSYEVENRTRDKKHVRALKGGDYRDMWVYCETQGGELLDVSKEMLGKARELMDTYNDEYEAERVVGVLVGDEEITDLADEVIAYGADVAIYHEDDRLERFRHKPYTEIVADMARGGAEPPNWETGDPGTEPTAEWRDYDKPRYFLFPATNNGRDLSAQVQGELDSGLASDCSGLTIEEELVSNPVKTGEPGEKVEFERVLHMKRPDFSGFEYSTILCLDNPGREFHPQGCSVIPGSFDPIDPDDEREGEVIEHDLDLADDWFRVDVTEFDRLDEGVDLTGHEVVVALGRGIGDDPTKGIELGLDLVEAFDDAALGLSRGVVTASYDVDGHVADYVAEERQIGETGQVVQPTLYVAAGISGAVQHKVGMDESDTIVAVNTDTDARIRDFSDYFVEGDLFEVLPRLVESIESGELKAKAEASDD